The following proteins are encoded in a genomic region of Sorangiineae bacterium MSr12523:
- the rpmA gene encoding 50S ribosomal protein L27, whose amino-acid sequence MAHKKGAGSTRNGRDSNSQRRGTKVYGGEKVTAGSILVRQVGTTIAAGKNVGVGKDYTLFSLIDGVVKYEFRTNTQKKVSVYPAAAAAE is encoded by the coding sequence ATGGCACACAAAAAAGGCGCAGGCAGCACGCGCAACGGGCGCGACTCCAACTCGCAACGTCGCGGCACCAAAGTTTACGGTGGTGAGAAGGTGACCGCCGGCAGCATCCTCGTACGCCAGGTCGGCACCACCATCGCCGCCGGGAAGAACGTGGGCGTCGGCAAGGACTACACGCTGTTCTCGCTCATCGATGGCGTGGTGAAGTACGAGTTCCGCACCAACACGCAGAAAAAGGTTTCCGTCTATCCCGCGGCCGCCGCCGCGGAGTGA
- the rplU gene encoding 50S ribosomal protein L21 has product MYAVIKTGGKQYKVAPGDKLRVEKLLGEVGDKVTFDEVLLVAGDGGESLKIGQPRVEGAKVEAKITAQDRAKKIIIFKFRRRKNYRRKSGHRQPFTALEITGITGG; this is encoded by the coding sequence ATGTATGCGGTGATCAAGACAGGCGGAAAGCAGTACAAAGTCGCCCCCGGCGACAAGCTCCGCGTGGAGAAACTCCTGGGCGAAGTCGGCGATAAGGTGACGTTCGACGAGGTGCTGCTCGTTGCCGGTGACGGCGGCGAGTCGCTCAAAATCGGCCAGCCGCGCGTCGAAGGCGCGAAGGTCGAGGCGAAGATCACGGCGCAGGATCGCGCCAAGAAGATCATCATCTTCAAGTTCCGTCGTCGGAAGAACTACCGGCGCAAGTCCGGCCATCGCCAGCCGTTCACCGCTTTGGAAATCACTGGAATCACGGGAGGCTGA
- a CDS encoding DUF1957 domain-containing protein — translation MPNGYLALVLHAHLPFVRHPEHARHLEERWFYEALIECYLPLLDAFDRMADDGVHFALTMSITPPLASMLRDPLLCERFEGHLSRLEALTEREMKRLWGDERFAHVATFYREELTRVREVWDRHRGDVIGGLVRHWDAGRIELITCAATHCYLPGMLPAREGIRPQLELGVRGFEKLVGRKPTGMWLAECAYHPSFDAEIAAAGIGFTLVDTHGVTFARPRPPFGVHAPIVSPAGVAFFARDAESSRQVWSRDEGYPGDPHYRDFYRDIGFDLPESELMGEVAGDGSRLMTGIKYHRITGKTSHKEPYEPRIARQIAWEHAGNFVFNRALQLQHLSARMPAPIIVAPYDAELYGHWWYEGPRFLESVFRQLPNTRGEVEAITLRAYLERHPVSVQATPAASSWGAGGYGEVWVGPEAAWSWRHVHHATRYVSWLVRNHRHVDGERGRALDQTIQELLLLQSSDWNFIIKTGTSLKYAESRIRAHVHRLRRLGHLVQTGVIEGADAAWLSDVSARDNFFHQLESDTLRSVFD, via the coding sequence ATGCCGAACGGATACCTCGCGCTGGTGCTGCACGCGCACCTCCCATTCGTCCGACATCCCGAGCACGCTCGGCATCTCGAGGAGCGCTGGTTTTACGAAGCGCTGATCGAGTGTTACCTGCCGCTGCTCGACGCATTCGATCGAATGGCCGACGACGGCGTGCATTTCGCGCTCACCATGAGCATCACGCCGCCGCTGGCCTCGATGCTGCGCGATCCGCTGCTCTGCGAGCGCTTCGAGGGCCATCTGTCGCGCCTCGAAGCGCTCACCGAACGGGAGATGAAGCGGCTTTGGGGCGATGAACGCTTCGCCCACGTCGCCACCTTCTACCGCGAGGAGCTCACCCGTGTGCGCGAGGTATGGGACCGCCACCGCGGCGATGTCATCGGCGGCCTCGTGCGGCATTGGGATGCGGGGCGCATCGAGCTCATCACGTGCGCGGCCACGCATTGTTACCTGCCGGGCATGCTCCCGGCGCGCGAAGGCATTCGCCCGCAGCTCGAGTTGGGGGTGCGCGGCTTCGAAAAGCTCGTCGGGCGCAAACCGACCGGCATGTGGCTGGCCGAGTGCGCCTACCACCCGAGCTTCGATGCCGAGATCGCCGCCGCGGGCATTGGCTTCACCTTGGTCGACACCCACGGCGTGACCTTCGCGCGTCCGCGCCCGCCGTTTGGCGTGCATGCGCCCATCGTCTCGCCGGCAGGCGTGGCCTTCTTCGCCCGCGATGCGGAGTCGAGCCGCCAGGTGTGGTCGCGCGACGAGGGCTACCCCGGCGACCCGCACTACCGCGACTTCTACCGCGACATCGGCTTCGACCTGCCCGAAAGCGAATTGATGGGCGAGGTCGCCGGCGACGGCTCGCGCTTGATGACCGGCATCAAGTACCACCGCATCACCGGCAAGACGTCGCACAAGGAGCCGTACGAGCCCCGCATCGCCCGGCAGATTGCCTGGGAGCACGCGGGCAACTTCGTCTTCAATCGCGCCCTGCAGCTCCAGCACCTCTCGGCGCGCATGCCGGCGCCCATCATCGTTGCGCCGTACGACGCCGAGCTTTATGGCCACTGGTGGTACGAAGGACCGCGCTTCCTCGAATCGGTGTTCCGGCAGCTGCCGAACACGCGGGGCGAGGTGGAGGCCATCACCTTGCGCGCGTACCTCGAGCGGCATCCCGTGTCGGTGCAGGCCACGCCGGCGGCATCGTCGTGGGGAGCGGGCGGTTACGGCGAAGTGTGGGTTGGGCCCGAGGCCGCGTGGTCGTGGCGTCACGTCCACCATGCGACTCGCTACGTATCGTGGCTCGTGCGCAACCACCGGCACGTGGACGGTGAGCGGGGCCGCGCACTCGACCAAACGATCCAAGAGCTCTTGCTGCTCCAATCGAGTGATTGGAACTTCATCATCAAGACGGGCACGTCGCTCAAGTACGCGGAGTCGCGTATTCGTGCGCACGTGCACCGGCTGCGTCGTCTGGGCCACCTGGTTCAGACCGGTGTCATCGAAGGTGCGGATGCCGCGTGGCTGTCGGATGTGTCGGCTCGCGACAATTTCTTCCACCAGCTCGAGAGCGACACCTTAAGATCGGTATTCGACTGA